One part of the Sarcophilus harrisii chromosome 5, mSarHar1.11, whole genome shotgun sequence genome encodes these proteins:
- the SSTR3 gene encoding somatostatin receptor type 3, whose amino-acid sequence MDIASSPSPASASSEPENASLSWPEDSFMGNLSASPGSTGLDVSGVLIPLVYLAVCVVGLLGNSLVIYVVLRHTVSPSVTNVYILNLALADELFMLGLPFLAAQNALSYWPFGSLMCRLVMAVDSINQFTSIFCLTVMSVDRYLAVVHPTRSSRWRTAPVARAVSAAVWVASAVVVLPVVVFSGVPRGMNTCHIQWPEPAAAWQTGFIVYTAALGFFGPLLVICLCYLLIVVKVRSASRRVQVTSSKRRRSERRVTRMVVAVVALFVLCWLPFYVLNIVNVVCPLPEEPSLFGVYFLVVVLPYANSCANPIIYGFLSYRFKQGFRRVLLRPSRRVRNQEPPTGPPEKTEEEEEEEEEEEEEEEEEREARKAMNGRVSHISQAGNGGQEQPPCRPYGSEQKPFPEEPPGGEKSSTLQTSYL is encoded by the coding sequence ATGGACATCGCCAGCTCCCCTTCTCCAGCGTCTGCATCCTCAGAGCCAGAGAATGCCTCTCTCAGCTGGCCAGAAGACTCTTTCATGGGAAACCTGTCCGCATCCCCAGGCAGTACGGGTCTGGACGTGAGCGGCGTACTGATCCCCCTGGTATACCTGGCGGTGTGCGTGGTGGGCCTGCTGGGCAATTCCCTGGTGATCTACGTGGTGCTTCGGCACACCGTGAGTCCGTCGGTGACCAACGTCTACATCCTCAACCTGGCCCTGGCTGATGAGCTCTTCATGCTGGGCCTGCCCTTCCTGGCTGCCCAGAACGCCCTCTCCTACTGGCCCTTTGGCTCTCTGATGTGTCGCCTCGTCATGGCCGTCGACAGCATCAACCAATTTACCAGCATCTTCTGCCTGACCGTCATGAGCGTGGACCGCTACCTGGCCGTGGTGCACCCCACCAGATCGTCCCGCTGGCGCACGGCTCCCGTGGCGAGGGCGGTGAGCGCGGCCGTGTGGGTGGCCTCGGCGGTCGTGGTGCTGCCTGTGGTCGTTTTCTCGGGAGTCCCGCGGGGCATGAACACCTGCCACATCCAGTGGCCGGAGCCGGCCGCCGCCTGGCAGACGGGCTTTATCGTCTACACGGCGGCTCTGGGCTTCTTCGGGCCGCTGCTGGTGATCTGCCTCTGCTACCTTCTCATCGTGGTCAAGGTGCGCTCGGCCAGCCGGCGAGTCCAGGTGACGTCCTCCAAGCGGCGGCGGTCGGAGAGGCGGGTCACACGCATGGTGGTGGCCGTGGTGGCCCTCTTTGTGTTGTGCTGGCTGCCCTTCTATGTGCTGAACATCGTCAACGTGGTCTGTCCCCTGCCCGAGGAACCCTCCCTCTTTGGCGTCTACTTCCTGGTGGTCGTGCTGCCCTATGCCAACAGCTGTGCCAACCCCATCATCTACGGCTTCCTCTCCTACCGCTTCAAACAGGGCTTCCGAAGGGTCCTGCTTCGGCCCTCCAGGAGGGTCCGAAACCAGGAGCCACCCACCGGACCCCCTGAGAAAacggaggaggaagaggaagaggaggaggaagaggaggaggaggaggaggaggaaagagaggccAGAAAAGCCATGAATGGACGAGTCAGTCATATCAGCCAGGCGGGCAATGGGGGGCAGGAGCAACCACCCTGCAGACCCTATGGCAGTGAACAGAAGCCTTTCCCAGAGGAGCCACCTGGAGGGGAGAAATCCAGCACTCTGCAGACAAGCTATTTGTAA